GCTTCGTCGGCGCCGTACTCCTCGGCCTCGCTGTGGCCCTGCTCCGGCTGAGCAGGACATGGCCCGCACGGGCCGTCGCCGCCGTCTACACCGAGGTGTTCAAGAACGTCCCGCTGCTGGCCATCATCTTCCTGACCTACTTCGGTCTGGCCTCCGCGGGACTCCGGCTGGACGTGTTCACGGCCGGGTGCCTCAGCCTGGTCGTCTTCTACGCCGCCTACCTGTCCGAGATCTTCCGCGCCGCGATCAGCGGAGTGCACGCCGGACAGACCGAGGCGGGCGAGGCGCTGGGACTGGGCAGGGCGGCCATCTTCGCCCAGGTCGTCCTGCCGCAGGCCGTCCGGCAGGCCCTGCCCGGCACCAACACCATGCTGGTCGACCTGCTCAAGTCCACCTCGCTGCTCGTCACGGTCTCCGCCGCGGAGCTGATGTCGGAGGGCCGGCTCATCACCTCGGCCACCTTCCGGGCGCTGGAGGTGTACCTGGTCATCTCGGCGCTCTACTTCGCCATGTGCTATCCGCTCTCCCAACTCCTTCTGCTGCTGGAGAGGAAGGTACGGGCCGGCATTCCCCTGTCCCCGTGGCGACGGCGGCGGGTACGGGCGGCCAGGCAGCTGCTCGCCGCCGATCCCGGTGCCGACATCAAGCGGAAGGAGGCGGCGGTATGACCGAGCCCGTCACCACGGCGGAAGCCGTCACCGATGCCCCCACCGACGCGGTCGTACGGATCGAGGGGCTGAGCAAGTCCTTCGACGGCCGGCTGGTGCTCGACGACGTGAACCTGGAGGTCGACCGCGGCCGCATCGTTAGCGTCATCGGGCAGAGCGGCGGCGGCAAGACGACCCTGATGCGCTGCGTCAACCTGCTGGAACGCCCC
The nucleotide sequence above comes from Streptomyces sp. NL15-2K. Encoded proteins:
- a CDS encoding amino acid ABC transporter permease gives rise to the protein MSGLFQVPWSDYQSDLIDALWRTVSYTVVSFVGAVLLGLAVALLRLSRTWPARAVAAVYTEVFKNVPLLAIIFLTYFGLASAGLRLDVFTAGCLSLVVFYAAYLSEIFRAAISGVHAGQTEAGEALGLGRAAIFAQVVLPQAVRQALPGTNTMLVDLLKSTSLLVTVSAAELMSEGRLITSATFRALEVYLVISALYFAMCYPLSQLLLLLERKVRAGIPLSPWRRRRVRAARQLLAADPGADIKRKEAAV